In the genome of Rickettsiales bacterium, the window AAACTATAGAATCTGCTGTAGCTCTTTCAATTCCATAAACAACTCTTATAAAAGCAGTTCCCCATGCATCGGCAAATCCTTCCATTGGAGCAACCATCATTCCAGCAAAGAAACTCATAACCAATAATTTTTTATTACAAATAATTGCCTTAATATCCGTCCAAACATTAGCAGTTTTACTGGTAGACATTTTAGGCAAAACTATGTAAGTTGTAGCAGCAAGAATGAATCCAGCCATTACCAAGCTATTAACGGCCGCCTTAACACCAACAACATTAATCATTACTGTAAGTGGCTTTGATATATAAACTGCCGTCAATAAACCAACACATACTAAAGCTCCTAACATCATAGTGAAATGCTCTGGAAATACAGCTCTAAATATTTGAAAAGCCCCAACTATGGCTGCCGAAGTTCCCACTCCCACAAAAAACCTACCAAGAATAACTAATTGCCAATTATCACTAGCTGATATAGGCAACAAACCAAGTGCCACAACAACAATACTAAGTGGCATCACAATTTTCCCACCAAATCTACTTAATAATAAACCAAATGGAATTTGCATTAATATATAACCCACATAATAAATACCCGCAAATTCACCAAATTCTATTGCCCCTACCGAGAATTGCTGCATCAATTCTGGCATAATAATATTAGGCAATAAACGTGAAATATATTGATAACAATAAAATAAAGTAATAAACAACCAAACAATCATAGCTGTTATAATACCTTTTCGACTCGTCATAACATAAACCTTTCCAAACAAAATTAAGAACTTGAGAATAAAATATATTGTAAAAAAAGCAAGAAGATACTTATAACCAACCATCTTAACTAAAATTTAATTATTTAATTTTATCCTCTTAATATTGAAAATATTGAAAACATTTAGTAGATTAGAGTAATAAGATGGTTGATATTTTTAAAGTTTACAGAAATCTAAAAAAACAAGAAAATCTTAATGCAGAAGAAACTGCATTTATAAATACTGTAGATAATATTGCAAAGCAATATCGTATTAGTCCAAATATTGACATTACAACAATTCTTGAAAATTATAATGACTCTCTTATGAAACTCGTAATCTCAGGAAAAAAGCCAAAATTCACACTTTATACACTTCTATCAAAGGGTTTTAGTAAAAAAGAGATCACACCTGAAAGCATTGAGTCTTTTTATACTGAATATACGAATTCTTTTAAAACAGCAGAATGCACAAAATCTATGGATCATATTGTAGCATTTGAAGCAAAATCACTGAGTCAAGAGAAGTTCGAATTAAAGGAAGAAGAATTCATATCTAGACTTGATAGCACTCTTTCTAAACTTAAGGAAATAAAAATTAAATTCATGGAGTCAATTGATATAAGAAGTAAAGAATCTAGAGAAGCAATATTAGCCAAACTTGACCAAAAAGTTTCTTCTTCATATATGAAATATTGCGACAAAATGATGGAAGAATTTCCTGAGAGCGCCAAGATAATTGAGAAAATAAATAATTTTATTGGAAGCGAAGAACACAGGCAAACCCTTACAAAAATGAATAAAGAATCTAAAACTAATAGCTATATTAGCCCTATAAAAGTTTTCACACAATCTTCTGAATATTTAAAATCTAAAGAAGAAGAGAAAAAAGCGTTTGCTCTTGCAAATTCTCCAACGGGAAGACTTCTTTACAACCACAAAGAAAAAGATAAGGTAAGAATAAAGAAAAGCAATGATCTAATAACCTCTTATACAAATAGACAAATAGAAGAAATAAGCATCTCTAAAGACAAGCCAGAAGAACTCTTAAAGCGATTTATAAATGGAATTAACGCATATAATAGACAAGAACTATCTGATGAAATAAGAAATGCATGTCAGAGATATTCTGAATCATTAATACAAAAACACCCTGAAATTCAAGATTCTACAAATGAAATAAGAGAATATATAAACTCCGATACATTTAAAACTTCTATAGATAGAGATATTATTAAATCATCAAAAGAATACTCAAAAAATCAAAAATTACTAAAAGGCAACATAAAAACAGCTAATGAAGAATTAGAGAAAGCCGTTATTTCTTTATCACCACCTCCTTTATTATCCAGACCAAATGCAAAATTTGATAAAGTTATCCCTAAGGGAAACGCTGCAGTTATAGATAATTTAAAAATTCTTGTCGACCGTCTTAAAGAAAAAAAAGAAAGCATCCTAGCTAAAGTAAGCACAGAACATCAAGAAAATATGAGCACCGAATTAGACAAAAAGATAGAATCTTTATATGAAAGCCGTAAAAATGAACTAGCAACTGAAGCCGGCAACAAAGCAATCATAGAAAGCATAGATAAATTTACATCCTCAGAGAAAAATATC includes:
- a CDS encoding MFS transporter, with the translated sequence MTSRKGIITAMIVWLFITLFYCYQYISRLLPNIIMPELMQQFSVGAIEFGEFAGIYYVGYILMQIPFGLLLSRFGGKIVMPLSIVVVALGLLPISASDNWQLVILGRFFVGVGTSAAIVGAFQIFRAVFPEHFTMMLGALVCVGLLTAVYISKPLTVMINVVGVKAAVNSLVMAGFILAATTYIVLPKMSTSKTANVWTDIKAIICNKKLLVMSFFAGMMVAPMEGFADAWGTAFIRVVYGIERATADSIV